The following proteins are encoded in a genomic region of Candidatus Methylacidiphilales bacterium:
- a CDS encoding ABC transporter ATP-binding protein: protein MTTVEKALIQIKDLSISFGAAKAVDGISFSINPGETVAVVGESGSGKSVTALSLTRLLPPPPACQVEGKIIYQDRDLLSIPGDEIRKIRGKHIAYIFQEPSTSLNPVFSIGYQIEEAIRLHRPDVSDVKGEIVRVLDRVGIRDSEKRCRDYPHQLSGGMQQRVMIAMALACRPQLLVADEPTTALDVTIQAQIIELLKELKEQLSMSILLITHNFGIVSGFADRVLVMFRGRIVEEGPTQKVLNHPQHPYTQALIDCIPRLGQKKERLTTIDYSKIV from the coding sequence ATGACAACCGTGGAAAAAGCGCTCATCCAAATCAAAGACCTCTCGATAAGCTTCGGCGCCGCAAAGGCCGTGGACGGCATCTCTTTTTCCATCAACCCCGGTGAAACCGTGGCCGTGGTCGGCGAAAGCGGCAGCGGCAAAAGCGTCACTGCACTTTCCCTCACCCGGCTGCTCCCTCCTCCACCCGCCTGCCAGGTCGAGGGTAAGATCATTTATCAGGACCGCGACCTGCTCTCGATTCCCGGGGACGAAATCCGAAAGATCCGCGGCAAACACATCGCCTACATCTTCCAGGAGCCATCCACTTCCCTCAATCCCGTCTTCAGCATCGGCTATCAAATCGAAGAAGCCATCCGCCTGCACCGGCCCGATGTTTCAGACGTCAAAGGCGAAATCGTCCGCGTGCTCGACCGGGTCGGAATTCGCGACTCCGAAAAGCGCTGCAGGGATTACCCGCACCAGCTCAGCGGCGGCATGCAGCAGCGCGTCATGATTGCCATGGCCCTGGCCTGCCGGCCCCAACTGCTCGTCGCCGACGAACCCACCACGGCGCTCGATGTGACCATCCAGGCCCAGATCATCGAGCTCCTGAAGGAATTGAAGGAGCAACTTTCCATGTCGATCCTGCTCATCACGCACAATTTCGGGATTGTATCGGGTTTTGCCGACCGGGTACTGGTCATGTTCCGCGGCAGGATCGTGGAGGAAGGGCCCACGCAAAAAGTGCTGAACCACCCGCAGCATCCGTACACCCAGGCGCTGATCGATTGCATCCCGCGGCTGGGGCAGAAAAAGGAGCGCCTCACCACCATTGATTACAGTAAAATCGTTTAA
- a CDS encoding ABC transporter permease — MFSEVTRRQIQRFRSIRRAWVSLWILALLYIVSLFSEHVANDRPLLLGYNGHLFFPTVKFYSGQTFGGPYRTEADYTALRGNPDFKAKGGWMILPLISSDPLHSHLDLPGNPPQPPSWEHWLGTDNSARDVLARLLYGFRSSMSFALCLACIGTFFGIIVGGIQGYAGGKTDILGQRLIEIWSALPFLYVVILLGSIYGQGFGILLVVFTLFNWIGLSYYMRGEFFRLKNQAFVQAAQAMGAGHVRIIFRHILPNALNPVITLLPFSLVGYISSLTALDFLGFGLPPPAPSWGEMLQEGLAYLYAPWLAISAVTALFATLLLASFIGEGARAAFDPKSSGLIK; from the coding sequence ATGTTTTCCGAAGTCACACGCCGCCAAATCCAACGCTTCCGCTCCATACGGCGCGCCTGGGTTTCACTTTGGATCCTGGCACTGCTCTATATAGTCTCGCTTTTCAGCGAACACGTCGCGAATGACCGCCCTCTCTTGCTGGGCTACAACGGCCATCTTTTCTTCCCCACGGTCAAATTTTATTCCGGCCAAACCTTTGGCGGCCCGTATCGAACCGAAGCCGATTACACTGCTTTGCGCGGGAACCCGGATTTCAAAGCCAAAGGCGGCTGGATGATTTTGCCTCTCATTAGTTCCGATCCCCTCCACTCCCATCTGGATTTGCCTGGCAATCCCCCTCAGCCGCCATCCTGGGAACATTGGCTGGGAACCGATAACTCGGCGCGCGACGTCCTGGCACGGCTCCTTTATGGATTCCGCAGCAGCATGAGTTTTGCACTATGCCTGGCATGCATCGGCACTTTTTTTGGCATCATCGTCGGTGGCATCCAGGGCTATGCCGGCGGCAAAACCGACATCCTGGGCCAACGCCTGATCGAAATCTGGTCCGCACTGCCGTTTCTCTATGTAGTCATTTTGCTCGGATCCATCTATGGCCAGGGTTTTGGCATTTTGCTGGTTGTATTCACACTTTTTAATTGGATCGGGCTTTCCTATTACATGCGCGGCGAATTTTTTCGCCTGAAAAACCAGGCCTTCGTACAAGCGGCACAAGCCATGGGCGCAGGGCATGTCCGGATCATTTTCCGCCACATCCTGCCCAATGCCCTCAACCCCGTCATCACCCTGCTTCCATTCAGTCTGGTGGGCTATATTTCCTCCCTCACCGCGCTCGATTTTCTGGGCTTTGGCCTGCCTCCACCCGCGCCTTCCTGGGGTGAAATGTTGCAGGAAGGCTTGGCCTATCTCTACGCCCCCTGGCTGGCCATTTCCGCCGTAACCGCTCTCTTTGCGACCCTGCTTCTGGCCAGCTTTATCGGCGAAGGCGCCCGGGCGGCCTTCGATCCAAAATCGTCCGGCCTTATAAAATGA
- a CDS encoding ABC transporter permease subunit, which translates to MTAYILRRLLLLVPTLLGISLACFILIQFVPGGPVEETISKIRAFSSMRGGSTREISPAEVENIKSYFGFDQPAYKRYFHWLGHLLKGDFGNSYTYHKPVLGVILSKMPISLFFGLTSFFLSYLISIPLGVAKALRNQSAFDTLSSTLIFAGYVMPGFALGVLLIIFFGGGSFLNWFPISGMVSDNFEFLGPWDKTLDFLHHMVLPLTCYMVGEFAVLTLLTKNSLLEELNKDYLRTALAKGVSFKSAAWRHALRNAFIPLATGMGEIFTVMFAGALLIEKIFDLDGMGLLFYNSIVGRDYNVVLGLIVLISLFTMLGRLFSDMLYAAADPRIRFD; encoded by the coding sequence ATGACGGCTTATATCCTGCGCCGGCTCCTGTTGCTCGTGCCCACATTGCTGGGCATTTCGCTCGCCTGCTTTATACTGATCCAATTTGTCCCTGGCGGACCGGTCGAGGAAACCATCTCCAAAATCCGGGCCTTCTCCAGCATGCGCGGCGGAAGCACGCGTGAAATCTCGCCCGCGGAGGTGGAGAACATCAAATCCTATTTCGGTTTCGACCAGCCCGCCTACAAACGCTACTTCCATTGGCTCGGGCATCTTCTCAAGGGGGATTTTGGAAATTCCTACACCTATCACAAACCTGTGCTGGGCGTCATCCTCAGCAAGATGCCAATATCCCTCTTTTTCGGCCTAACCTCGTTTTTTCTTTCCTATCTCATCTCCATCCCTCTCGGCGTGGCGAAGGCGCTGCGCAACCAAAGCGCCTTTGATACCCTCAGTTCCACGCTGATCTTTGCCGGATATGTCATGCCGGGCTTTGCCCTTGGCGTCCTGCTGATCATCTTTTTCGGCGGCGGCAGTTTTCTGAATTGGTTCCCCATCTCGGGCATGGTCTCGGATAATTTTGAATTCCTCGGCCCCTGGGACAAAACACTGGATTTTCTGCATCACATGGTGCTCCCGCTTACATGCTACATGGTCGGCGAATTCGCCGTCCTGACCCTGTTGACCAAAAACAGCCTGCTGGAGGAATTGAACAAGGATTATCTCCGCACCGCCCTGGCAAAGGGAGTCAGCTTCAAAAGCGCCGCATGGAGACACGCCCTGCGCAACGCGTTCATCCCCCTCGCCACAGGCATGGGGGAAATCTTCACCGTCATGTTCGCCGGCGCTCTCTTGATCGAGAAAATATTCGATCTCGACGGCATGGGCCTGCTTTTTTACAACTCCATCGTCGGGAGGGATTACAACGTTGTGCTGGGCCTGATCGTCTTGATAAGCCTTTTCACGATGCTGGGCCGCTTGTTCTCCGACATGCTCTACGCCGCAGCCGACCCCAGAATCCGTTTTGACTGA